A single region of the Saprospiraceae bacterium genome encodes:
- a CDS encoding ABC transporter permease: MIKHLFKLIWNQKRKNMGLLFEFFFSFLVLFAVLTFIIYNFSRYREPLGFDIENMWQVNISWNEVPKEDQLVYQKIFKEQLKNYPQIEHFSFSNHNTPYGHTVHINGLKYENNEVAVHLFQVDEEFQKVYRVETTAGRWFEAPDMVNTKKVAVINRKLSEQLFGEDNPIGKNLEYGEEPVSVVGLVDHYKYQGEFSTTENQMFISTAPDYVFGKILLRLRPGTGASFESKLIKELSQLAKGTILEVSYLDNMRKDVLLEIWLPMIIFIVISGFLILNVAMGLFGVLWQNINIRKAEIGVRRAMGATQGDISWQFIGEVMVLATLAMAIGAFFAIQFPLLDVFGLPPMIYLLAIGAATLVIYSLVVICAFFPSRQAAQLHPAMALHEE; the protein is encoded by the coding sequence ATGATCAAGCATCTATTCAAATTAATATGGAATCAAAAGCGGAAGAATATGGGATTGCTATTCGAATTTTTCTTTTCCTTCCTGGTTCTGTTCGCTGTATTAACATTTATTATTTACAATTTTTCTCGTTACAGGGAGCCCTTGGGATTTGATATCGAAAATATGTGGCAAGTCAACATCTCCTGGAATGAGGTGCCCAAAGAAGATCAATTAGTCTACCAAAAAATATTCAAGGAACAATTAAAAAACTATCCTCAAATAGAACATTTTAGTTTTTCCAATCACAATACGCCCTACGGCCATACCGTCCATATCAATGGTCTTAAATATGAAAACAACGAGGTCGCTGTTCATCTTTTTCAGGTGGATGAAGAATTCCAGAAAGTATATCGGGTAGAAACGACAGCAGGTCGGTGGTTTGAGGCGCCTGATATGGTGAATACAAAGAAGGTGGCTGTCATTAATCGGAAATTGAGTGAACAACTTTTTGGGGAAGACAACCCCATTGGCAAGAACTTGGAGTATGGGGAGGAGCCGGTCTCGGTAGTTGGTCTTGTCGATCATTACAAATACCAGGGAGAATTTTCAACGACGGAAAATCAAATGTTTATCTCTACTGCACCAGACTATGTATTCGGCAAAATTTTGCTTCGTCTTCGACCAGGAACGGGTGCAAGTTTCGAATCAAAGCTTATAAAAGAACTTTCCCAATTGGCCAAAGGGACCATCCTGGAAGTTTCCTACTTGGATAACATGCGTAAAGATGTGTTATTAGAAATTTGGCTCCCGATGATTATATTTATTGTGATTAGTGGTTTCTTGATTTTAAACGTAGCCATGGGCTTATTTGGGGTACTGTGGCAAAATATCAATATCCGAAAAGCAGAAATTGGTGTCCGCCGAGCAATGGGAGCCACCCAAGGTGACATTAGCTGGCAATTTATAGGAGAAGTAATGGTTTTAGCTACACTGGCCATGGCCATAGGTGCTTTTTTTGCCATTCAATTCCCCTTGTTAGACGTATTTGGCCTGCCCCCGATGATCTATTTGTTGGCTATTGGGGCAGCTACGCTGGTTATCTATTCGCTAGTGGTGATCTGTGCCTTTTTTCCAAGCAGACAGGCTGCGCAGTTGCATCCGGCGATGGCCTTGCATGAGGAGTAG
- a CDS encoding ABC transporter ATP-binding protein: MIKLANIEKIYRTKTIETLALNSINLNVEKGEFLSIMGPSGCGKSTLLNIIGLLDEPSEGMIEIEGTNFKGFNDKQLARFRNQTLGFIFQSYHLINDLPVVDNVELPLLYRSMSGKERRRLATEALGKVGLSNRLSHFPNQLSGGQRQRVAIARAIVGNPKIILADEPTGNLDSVMGNEVMDILLGLNQQEQTTIVMVTHDETMANKTHRLVRLFDGSQVV; encoded by the coding sequence ATGATAAAGTTAGCAAACATCGAAAAAATTTATCGTACCAAAACCATCGAAACCCTGGCCTTGAATAGTATCAACTTGAATGTAGAAAAAGGAGAATTCCTTTCAATCATGGGACCGTCCGGTTGTGGCAAGAGCACGCTGCTTAATATCATTGGCTTGCTGGATGAGCCCAGTGAAGGCATGATAGAGATTGAAGGCACCAACTTTAAGGGGTTTAATGACAAACAGCTGGCCCGTTTTAGAAACCAAACCCTTGGTTTTATCTTCCAAAGTTATCACCTGATCAACGATCTGCCGGTGGTGGATAATGTCGAACTGCCTTTGTTGTACCGAAGTATGTCGGGCAAAGAACGCCGCCGCCTGGCAACGGAGGCCCTGGGGAAAGTCGGATTGAGTAACCGGCTCAGCCATTTCCCCAATCAGCTCTCAGGTGGACAGCGCCAGCGCGTCGCCATCGCCCGGGCCATCGTCGGAAACCCCAAGATCATCCTCGCTGATGAACCTACGGGTAACCTGGACAGCGTCATGGGCAATGAAGTCATGGATATCCTCCTCGGCTTAAACCAACAGGAACAAACCACTATCGTCATGGTGACACACGATGAGACCATGGCTAATAAGACACATCGTTTGGTTAGGTTATTCGATGGCAGCCAGGTGGTGTAG
- a CDS encoding FtsX-like permease family protein produces MLKNYIKIAWKVLGRNKFFTFVSLFGISFTLAVLLVVATLLEDLLNPKYPETNSSKTLTVQNVTLRNENRSSMWRSNASFYFLDHYVKKLKTPALVSINSESNNTTTFVGDKKLKLKLRYTCENYWKVFDFDFIEGKPYGKKEIDDNAFVTVITESTRDDYFGKGVSAVGKSLNANNANYTVLGVVKDASFLRLSTDANMYTPYNTCPWDLQKVEFIGGFEANLMAHSRSDLKAIKAEFDNMIKRIEIPAEEEMKVIEVKAVTRLEQIAEEFFGSANSDDISSSDSKAVNLFISTLIIGMLLFMLLPAVNLVNLNTSRIMERASEIGVRKAFGATSSNLTIQFLVENILLTLIGGGIGLILAYILVTILNNSGLIPNAQFQVNFTVFLAGLVFCLVFGLLSGVLPALRMSKMRIVNAIKGSES; encoded by the coding sequence ATGTTAAAAAACTATATCAAAATAGCTTGGAAGGTGCTAGGGCGGAACAAGTTCTTCACCTTTGTTAGTCTTTTCGGGATCAGCTTTACCTTGGCAGTATTGTTAGTGGTGGCCACCCTATTGGAGGACTTGCTCAATCCAAAGTATCCGGAAACGAATAGCTCAAAAACACTGACGGTGCAGAATGTCACGCTTAGAAATGAGAATCGAAGCAGTATGTGGCGAAGTAATGCCAGTTTTTATTTTCTGGACCATTATGTGAAAAAACTGAAAACACCTGCTTTGGTCTCTATTAATTCAGAAAGTAATAATACGACTACTTTCGTGGGGGATAAAAAGCTGAAACTTAAATTGCGCTATACCTGCGAGAACTACTGGAAGGTTTTTGATTTTGATTTTATCGAAGGCAAACCTTATGGCAAAAAAGAAATTGATGACAATGCCTTTGTAACCGTCATTACGGAATCGACAAGAGATGACTATTTTGGCAAAGGCGTATCTGCGGTAGGAAAAAGTTTAAACGCCAATAATGCCAATTATACTGTTTTAGGAGTAGTCAAGGATGCCTCTTTTTTACGCCTGTCAACAGATGCAAACATGTATACCCCTTATAATACGTGTCCTTGGGACCTCCAAAAAGTAGAATTCATAGGTGGTTTTGAGGCTAATCTTATGGCACATTCCAGGTCGGATCTTAAAGCCATCAAAGCGGAATTTGATAATATGATCAAACGCATTGAAATTCCGGCGGAAGAAGAGATGAAGGTCATAGAAGTGAAAGCTGTTACCAGATTAGAACAAATAGCAGAAGAGTTTTTTGGCAGTGCAAACTCTGATGACATTAGTTCGTCGGATTCAAAGGCGGTAAACCTTTTTATAAGCACCCTGATAATAGGAATGTTACTTTTTATGCTGCTCCCAGCTGTAAACTTGGTCAACCTAAATACCAGTAGAATAATGGAACGTGCTTCGGAGATAGGGGTGAGAAAAGCTTTTGGTGCTACTTCTTCTAATCTAACCATTCAGTTTTTGGTGGAGAATATTCTATTGACCCTAATTGGTGGCGGTATTGGTCTGATCCTGGCTTATATTTTAGTGACTATACTCAACAACAGTGGCTTGATCCCTAATGCTCAATTTCAAGTTAATTTCACTGTTTTTCTGGCGGGACTTGTCTTTTGCCTGGTTTTTGGTTTATTATCGGGCGTCTTACCTGCATTACGCATGTCCAAAATGCGAATTGTTAACGCAATAAAAGGAAGTGAATCATGA